A genomic window from Xenorhabdus cabanillasii includes:
- a CDS encoding bifunctional 4-hydroxy-2-oxoglutarate aldolase/2-dehydro-3-deoxy-phosphogluconate aldolase produces the protein MNNWKTKAESILTNGPVVPVIVINEIEHAVPLAKAMVAGGIRVLEVTLRTECALEAIRLIAREVPEAIIGAGTVINPEQLVTVTEAGAQFAISPGLTGELLKATATGSIPLIPGISTVSELMLGMSYGLNCFKFFPAEANGGVKALKAIAGPFPQVRFCPTGGISPDNYRDYLALNSVLCIGGSWLVPDDALKKGDYAHITELARSAIAGAEA, from the coding sequence ATGAATAACTGGAAAACAAAAGCAGAAAGCATCCTGACCAATGGCCCTGTCGTCCCTGTCATTGTAATCAATGAAATTGAACATGCTGTACCATTAGCAAAAGCGATGGTTGCCGGCGGAATACGCGTGCTGGAAGTCACCTTGAGAACTGAATGCGCACTAGAAGCTATTCGCCTTATCGCCAGGGAAGTTCCTGAAGCGATTATCGGTGCTGGAACGGTCATTAATCCAGAACAACTGGTAACCGTCACTGAAGCCGGTGCTCAGTTTGCCATTAGTCCGGGATTGACTGGTGAGTTGTTAAAAGCAACGGCTACTGGTTCAATTCCTCTTATCCCGGGGATCTCCACAGTCTCTGAATTAATGCTAGGTATGAGCTATGGTTTAAACTGCTTCAAATTCTTTCCAGCAGAAGCAAATGGTGGTGTAAAAGCCCTGAAAGCTATTGCTGGCCCATTCCCACAGGTACGCTTCTGCCCGACGGGGGGAATTTCTCCAGATAATTACCGCGATTATCTGGCACTGAATAGTGTCCTGTGCATAGGCGGTTCATGGTTAGTACCAGATGATGCGTTGAAAAAAGGTGATTATGCTCATATTACGGAATTAGCGCGGAGTGCAATTGCGGGAGCTGAAGCATAA
- the iclR gene encoding glyoxylate bypass operon transcriptional repressor IclR, translated as MSSAIASKRTKKTKMTAGSAAASGQVQSLSRGLSLLEYISDSQSGVALTDLAIQAGLPNSTTHRLLTTLQQHGFVRQIGDLGLWVIASHAFVVGSSFLQSRNLMVLVHPILRQLMEDSGETVNLAIFNIDEYEAVIVDQVQCNALMRMSAPIGGQLPMHASGAGKALLSTLSEQKCLQLLHKKGLHAYTQHTHTTAAALKENLEQIRKQGFSLDDEEHALGLRCIAACIYDEHHGAFAAISISGPISRISDDRVTELGALVMRAAKEVSREYGGIK; from the coding sequence ATGAGCTCCGCCATTGCCAGCAAACGTACCAAGAAAACTAAAATGACAGCCGGTAGTGCCGCTGCAAGCGGTCAGGTTCAGTCCTTAAGCCGAGGCCTATCCCTTTTGGAATATATTTCTGATTCACAAAGTGGAGTCGCATTGACTGACCTTGCTATTCAGGCTGGCCTTCCCAATTCCACCACTCACCGCCTTTTAACCACATTACAGCAGCATGGTTTTGTCCGTCAGATTGGCGATCTGGGATTGTGGGTAATTGCATCACATGCTTTTGTTGTCGGTAGCAGCTTTCTGCAAAGCCGCAATCTGATGGTATTGGTTCACCCGATTCTACGCCAGCTAATGGAAGATTCCGGTGAAACCGTCAATCTTGCTATTTTCAATATTGATGAGTATGAAGCAGTGATTGTTGATCAGGTGCAATGTAATGCACTGATGCGGATGTCCGCCCCAATTGGCGGCCAGTTGCCGATGCACGCTTCCGGCGCAGGTAAAGCGCTCCTTTCCACGCTGTCCGAACAAAAGTGCCTACAATTACTGCATAAAAAAGGATTACACGCCTATACACAACATACTCATACCACCGCAGCCGCGTTGAAAGAAAATCTTGAACAAATCCGTAAGCAGGGTTTTTCACTCGATGATGAAGAACACGCCCTCGGATTACGCTGTATCGCTGCCTGCATTTATGATGAGCATCACGGGGCTTTTGCCGCTATTTCTATCTCCGGCCCAATATCGCGCATCTCTGATGATCGGGTAACTGAACTTGGTGCCCTTGTTATGCGGGCGGCAAAAGAGGTTAGTCGGGAGTATGGAGGAATTAAGTGA
- the lysC gene encoding lysine-sensitive aspartokinase 3, with protein sequence MSAVSSPYSQYVVAKFGGTSVADFDAMNNCADIILANRDVRVVVLSASAGVTNLLVTLASGCDNDKREKCLKQIRDIQYAIIKRLNETAVLKEEIEHLLDNIATLSETASLATSKALTDELVSHGEVMSTLLFTELLRQRNTDAEWFDIRRIMRTNDQFGQAEPDTNQLNILVTEHLQPRLNNTIVITQGFIGREEKGRTTTLGRGGSDYTAALLGEALGLRRVDIWTDVPGIYTTDPRVAPTAKRIDKIAFDEAAEMATFGAKILHPATLLPAVRSGIPVFVGSSKEPRADGTLVCDRTENPPRFRALALRRKQTLLTLHSLKMLHARGFLAEVFTLLSRHNISVDLITTSEVSVALTLDTTGSTSTNGSLLTNALLTELSTLCRVEVEENLALVAIIGNKLSQAKGLGKEIFGPLESFNIRMISYGASSHNVCLLVPGKDAEQIVQTLHRNLFED encoded by the coding sequence ATGAGTGCAGTATCTTCTCCCTATTCGCAGTATGTTGTTGCAAAATTCGGTGGTACTAGTGTGGCGGACTTTGATGCCATGAATAACTGTGCTGATATTATTTTGGCAAACAGAGATGTTCGCGTAGTCGTTTTATCAGCTTCCGCTGGTGTCACTAACCTATTGGTCACATTAGCATCTGGTTGCGATAACGATAAACGGGAGAAGTGCCTGAAGCAGATCCGTGATATTCAATATGCAATTATCAAGCGGTTAAATGAAACGGCTGTGCTTAAAGAAGAGATTGAGCATTTACTGGATAATATCGCAACGTTGTCAGAAACTGCCTCACTGGCAACATCTAAGGCGTTGACTGACGAGTTAGTCAGTCATGGGGAAGTCATGTCTACACTGCTGTTTACCGAATTGTTACGTCAGCGCAACACGGATGCCGAATGGTTTGATATCCGCCGGATAATGCGTACCAATGACCAATTTGGGCAAGCAGAGCCTGACACAAATCAGCTCAATATATTAGTGACAGAACATCTCCAGCCTCGCCTGAATAACACGATTGTCATTACACAGGGTTTTATCGGCAGAGAGGAAAAAGGCCGCACAACAACTTTAGGACGTGGCGGCAGTGATTATACCGCCGCCCTGCTTGGCGAAGCACTGGGCTTGCGGCGTGTCGATATCTGGACGGATGTTCCGGGGATCTACACAACCGATCCCAGAGTTGCCCCAACCGCCAAACGTATTGATAAGATTGCTTTTGATGAAGCGGCTGAGATGGCAACATTCGGTGCCAAAATTCTCCATCCAGCTACCCTACTGCCAGCCGTCCGCAGTGGTATTCCTGTTTTTGTTGGTTCGAGTAAAGAACCGCGAGCCGACGGTACATTGGTTTGCGACAGAACAGAAAATCCACCTCGTTTTCGGGCATTGGCATTGCGGCGTAAACAAACTTTATTAACCCTGCATAGCCTGAAAATGTTGCATGCAAGAGGCTTTCTGGCAGAAGTTTTTACCCTGCTCTCACGTCATAATATTTCGGTGGATTTGATTACCACTTCAGAAGTGAGTGTTGCTTTGACACTGGATACCACGGGCTCCACCAGCACGAACGGCAGTTTGCTGACCAATGCCCTGCTGACTGAACTTTCAACATTGTGTCGTGTGGAAGTTGAAGAAAATTTGGCACTGGTGGCAATTATCGGCAATAAACTTTCACAGGCCAAAGGATTAGGAAAAGAGATTTTTGGCCCTCTGGAATCTTTTAATATCCGCATGATCAGCTATGGAGCAAGTAGCCATAATGTTTGTCTGCTCGTGCCCGGCAAAGATGCAGAACAGATCGTGCAGACACTTCATCGTAATCTGTTTGAAGATTAA